Proteins encoded in a region of the Vicinamibacterales bacterium genome:
- a CDS encoding helix-turn-helix transcriptional regulator, with translation MATAECSNIVTPITGTFGRAPRSSGFGAKTRTGVRLGFCDAQAAAMSERDTFGPRLRRERERRGISLETIAALTNVSIELWQGFERNDFSRWPKGVFARAFVRDYAKAVGLDANEVVDDFCRLFPVGDRRVVPTIREQARLIGHDPELQDEQAMIPGGVDRRGNRQPPAAPPVPRMRLVPRLLRAIFHPQS, from the coding sequence TTGGCCACGGCGGAGTGTTCCAACATCGTAACGCCGATTACAGGAACGTTCGGGCGCGCCCCGCGATCGAGCGGGTTTGGCGCGAAAACGCGAACCGGTGTGCGGCTCGGGTTTTGCGATGCACAAGCCGCCGCCATGTCCGAACGGGATACATTCGGTCCTCGCCTGCGCCGGGAACGCGAACGGCGCGGCATCTCCCTCGAAACCATCGCCGCCCTGACCAACGTCAGTATCGAACTCTGGCAGGGGTTCGAGCGGAACGACTTCTCGCGCTGGCCCAAGGGCGTGTTCGCGCGCGCCTTCGTGCGCGACTACGCCAAGGCGGTGGGGCTCGACGCGAACGAAGTCGTCGACGATTTCTGCCGGCTGTTTCCCGTGGGTGACCGCCGCGTGGTGCCGACGATCCGCGAGCAGGCCCGGTTGATCGGCCACGACCCGGAGCTGCAGGACGAGCAGGCGATGATCCCCGGCGGGGTCGATCGGCGCGGCAACCGGCAGCCCCCGGCGGCGCCGCCGGTGCCGCGGATGCGGCTGGTGCCGCGCCTCCTGCGCGCGATCTTCCATCCTCAGAGCTGA